One region of Flavobacterium pisciphilum genomic DNA includes:
- a CDS encoding DUF1573 domain-containing protein has product MKKIILLVMFTVLGVATSNAQAKAKTTMPKVDGVGMVFVNEVIDYGTIAHNSDGKREFVFVNNGNKPLIITNTQGSCGCTVPTSPKEPIAPGGKGVIGVKYATDRVGAFTKTVTVTSNATGQPTKILTIKGTVLASDEAPKS; this is encoded by the coding sequence ATGAAAAAAATAATTTTACTTGTAATGTTTACAGTGTTAGGCGTTGCTACATCTAATGCTCAAGCAAAGGCTAAAACTACGATGCCTAAAGTTGATGGTGTTGGAATGGTTTTCGTTAATGAAGTTATCGATTACGGAACAATTGCACACAATTCTGATGGAAAACGTGAGTTTGTATTTGTTAACAATGGTAACAAACCATTAATTATAACTAATACACAAGGATCTTGTGGATGTACAGTACCAACTTCTCCAAAAGAGCCTATCGCTCCAGGTGGAAAAGGTGTTATTGGTGTAAAATATGCTACTGATAGAGTAGGTGCTTTTACAAAAACTGTAACAGTTACATCTAATGCAACTGGACAACCTACTAAAATACTTACTATTAAAGGTACCGTTTTAGCATCAGATGAAGCTCCAAAAAGCTAA
- a CDS encoding CHAP domain-containing protein → MKTKRWTYFLIGLLLFLFSGIWAFKKFNFNSEYTIGQPLDSLNGICVYYNGGVNNVTDRNLTADNYNLGLKYQCVEFVKRYYYEHFNHKMPDSYGHAKDFFNAELSDGQKNEKRDLTQYTNPSTSKPKVDDLLIYSGTIFNRFGHVAIVSNVTDNEIEIIQQNPGPFSKSREVFPLLKKEGKWTIDNDRILGWLRKE, encoded by the coding sequence ATGAAAACCAAACGCTGGACTTACTTCTTAATTGGATTATTATTATTTCTTTTTTCAGGAATATGGGCTTTTAAAAAATTTAATTTCAATTCTGAATACACAATAGGACAGCCTTTGGATAGCCTAAATGGTATTTGCGTTTACTACAATGGAGGCGTGAATAATGTTACGGATAGAAATCTTACCGCAGACAATTACAATCTTGGTTTAAAATACCAATGTGTAGAGTTTGTGAAGAGATATTATTACGAACATTTTAATCACAAAATGCCTGATAGTTACGGTCATGCCAAAGACTTTTTTAACGCTGAACTTTCTGATGGTCAAAAAAACGAAAAAAGAGATTTAACACAATATACTAATCCAAGTACAAGCAAACCTAAAGTTGATGATCTTTTAATTTATAGCGGAACTATTTTTAACCGATTTGGGCACGTTGCAATTGTTTCGAACGTTACTGATAATGAGATTGAAATAATTCAGCAAAATCCAGGTCCGTTTAGCAAATCCAGAGAAGTTTTCCCTTTACTTAAGAAAGAAGGCAAATGGACAATTGACAATGATCGTATTTTAGGTTGGTTAAGAAAGGAATAA
- a CDS encoding RNA methyltransferase: MRKLENSELERKSIADFKKSDKTPLILVLDDIRSLHNIGSVFRTADAFLIEKIILCGITATPPNKEIHKTALGATETVTWEHHENVLEVIENLKKENITTLAIEQVESAIFLQDFEVEKDKKYALIFGNEVYGVAQEAVAICDGCIEIPQLGTKHSLNISVSAGIVVWDLFQKMNWPK, from the coding sequence ATGAGAAAACTCGAAAACAGCGAGCTTGAAAGAAAATCTATTGCTGATTTTAAAAAATCAGACAAAACACCTCTTATATTAGTATTAGACGATATTCGTAGCTTGCACAATATAGGCTCTGTGTTTCGAACGGCAGATGCATTTTTGATAGAAAAAATAATATTATGTGGCATCACTGCTACTCCACCCAACAAAGAGATTCACAAAACGGCACTTGGCGCTACTGAAACTGTTACTTGGGAACATCATGAAAACGTATTAGAGGTAATCGAAAATCTTAAAAAAGAAAACATTACCACTCTAGCAATCGAACAAGTTGAAAGTGCTATTTTTCTGCAAGATTTTGAAGTAGAGAAAGACAAAAAATATGCTTTAATTTTCGGAAATGAAGTATATGGAGTAGCTCAAGAAGCAGTTGCTATTTGTGATGGTTGTATCGAAATTCCACAACTAGGAACTAAGCATTCACTGAATATATCTGTAAGCGCAGGTATTGTTGTTTGGGATTTATTTCAAAAAATGAATTGGCCTAAATAA
- the sppA gene encoding signal peptide peptidase SppA, which produces MKFLGNVIATVIGIFVFFMLSFFGIMLLAALFGGDSNAVTVKSDSVIELDLRKIQNDYAGKYKDPLVTIFSEQKGIGLTDIINAIDVAKTDDNIKGISILNDASSLGMAQSKDLRNALESFKKSGKFVMAYSNGYSQKEYYLNSVANTIYLNPVGDLDFKGLSSEIMFFKDFQDKSGIHMEVIRHGKYKSAVEPFLENKMSDANREQTGALLNSIWNTVVADISKSRNIPVARLNEIANGLLARTPEMAKVERLVDVIAYEDVYHDAIKKALKVTGDDDYNKISISDYTQNFITTASSSSTSGDQIAIIYAQGEIQSGEGDVTVIGEGSMRRSLQEARKNKDVKAIVLRIDSPGGSALTSDLIWREVELTKKVKPVVVSMGNYAASGGYYIACNANKIFAESNTITGSIGVFGVLPNFTPLANKLGINTEQVKTHENAANYSPFVPLDENFKAVTLEGVEHIYRTFVTHVAEGRKMTFDQVDAIAQGRVWAGSEAVKIGLVDKIGGLNDAIAEAATLAKIKDYSTQNYPEYDKKFNDLLQNLPFAKSKENFIKEEIGEENYFIIEQVKRLQAKKGVQAMLPFQINIQ; this is translated from the coding sequence ATGAAATTTTTAGGAAATGTAATAGCTACCGTAATCGGTATTTTTGTTTTTTTCATGCTCTCCTTTTTCGGAATAATGTTATTAGCTGCTCTTTTTGGAGGTGATAGTAATGCTGTTACAGTAAAAAGTGACTCTGTAATTGAACTTGATTTAAGAAAAATACAAAATGATTATGCCGGAAAATACAAAGACCCTTTGGTTACTATTTTTTCTGAGCAAAAAGGTATTGGTCTAACAGATATCATTAATGCTATAGATGTCGCAAAAACTGATGATAATATTAAAGGAATTTCTATTCTTAACGATGCATCCTCTTTAGGAATGGCACAAAGTAAAGATTTACGAAATGCTCTTGAAAGCTTTAAAAAATCAGGAAAATTTGTAATGGCTTATTCTAATGGGTATTCTCAAAAAGAATATTATTTAAATTCTGTTGCAAATACAATTTATTTAAATCCTGTTGGAGATTTAGACTTTAAAGGATTGTCTTCTGAAATTATGTTCTTCAAAGATTTTCAAGATAAATCAGGTATTCACATGGAAGTAATTCGTCATGGAAAATACAAAAGTGCTGTTGAACCATTTCTTGAAAATAAAATGAGTGATGCCAACAGAGAGCAAACTGGTGCTTTATTAAACTCAATATGGAATACTGTTGTTGCCGACATTTCTAAAAGCCGTAACATTCCTGTTGCTCGATTAAATGAAATCGCAAACGGTCTTTTGGCTAGAACACCAGAAATGGCAAAAGTGGAACGTCTTGTAGATGTTATAGCTTATGAAGATGTATATCATGATGCCATTAAAAAAGCCTTGAAAGTAACTGGTGATGATGACTATAATAAAATTTCTATCTCTGATTATACTCAAAACTTCATTACAACTGCTTCAAGTTCTAGTACTTCAGGTGACCAAATAGCTATTATTTATGCTCAAGGAGAAATCCAAAGTGGTGAAGGTGATGTTACTGTTATCGGAGAAGGATCTATGCGTCGTTCTTTACAAGAAGCTCGTAAAAACAAAGATGTAAAAGCTATTGTACTACGAATTGATAGTCCGGGTGGAAGTGCTTTAACTTCAGATTTAATCTGGAGAGAGGTTGAATTGACTAAAAAAGTAAAACCTGTGGTTGTTTCTATGGGTAATTATGCTGCATCTGGAGGATACTATATTGCATGTAATGCTAATAAAATCTTTGCTGAGAGCAATACAATAACTGGTTCTATTGGAGTATTTGGAGTATTGCCAAATTTCACTCCTTTGGCTAACAAATTAGGTATTAATACTGAGCAGGTAAAAACTCATGAAAATGCAGCTAATTATAGTCCATTTGTACCTTTGGATGAAAACTTCAAAGCTGTAACATTAGAAGGTGTTGAACATATTTACAGAACTTTTGTAACTCATGTTGCTGAAGGAAGAAAAATGACTTTTGACCAAGTTGATGCTATTGCTCAAGGAAGAGTTTGGGCTGGTTCTGAAGCTGTAAAAATTGGTCTTGTGGATAAAATTGGAGGTTTAAATGATGCAATTGCTGAAGCTGCTACTCTTGCCAAAATAAAAGATTACAGCACTCAAAACTACCCTGAATACGATAAGAAATTTAATGATTTGTTACAAAATTTACCTTTTGCAAAATCAAAAGAGAATTTCATCAAAGAAGAAATAGGTGAAGAAAATTATTTTATTATCGAGCAAGTAAAAAGATTACAAGCTAAAAAAGGCGTTCAAGCTATGTTGCCTTTTCAAATTAACATTCAATAA
- the folK gene encoding 2-amino-4-hydroxy-6-hydroxymethyldihydropteridine diphosphokinase — MKSQYQVVLSLGSNQGNRLENIKNCINLIHQEIGTVVQVSRLYETPAWGFESDAFYNCALILHTNASAQKILNQVLKVEKQLGRIRSEQQGYQSRLIDVDLIIYEDEVIDTDKLKVPHPLMQNRNFVLMPIQDLNLNWKHPIFQKTISELIAITPDDSICTVVQDLKSPLQEIPMQRFNYIAFEGNIGAGKTTLVHKIADDFNAKTVLERFADNPFLPKFYKDQNRYAFPLEMSFLADRYQQLSDDLAQFDLFKDFIVADYHIFKSLIFAKITLAEDEYRLYRNLFDIIYKEMPKPDLYVYLYQNTERLLHNIKKRGRSYEQNISADYLDKINNGYLEYIKSQTDLNVLIIDVSDRDFVKKHEDYLFVLEEIQKKIG, encoded by the coding sequence ATGAAATCACAATATCAGGTCGTTTTATCCCTAGGAAGTAACCAAGGAAACAGGTTGGAAAATATCAAAAACTGCATTAATTTGATACATCAGGAAATTGGTACTGTTGTTCAAGTTTCGAGGTTGTATGAGACGCCAGCTTGGGGTTTTGAAAGCGATGCATTTTATAATTGTGCCTTGATTTTACACACCAATGCATCGGCACAAAAAATATTAAATCAGGTTCTAAAAGTAGAAAAACAATTAGGACGTATTCGTTCAGAACAACAAGGATATCAATCCCGACTTATAGATGTTGATTTAATTATTTATGAAGATGAGGTTATTGATACTGATAAACTTAAAGTGCCACATCCTTTGATGCAAAACCGAAATTTTGTCTTGATGCCAATTCAGGATTTAAATTTAAATTGGAAGCATCCAATCTTTCAGAAAACAATTTCAGAATTAATTGCAATAACACCTGACGATAGTATATGTACAGTGGTTCAGGATCTAAAAAGTCCATTGCAGGAGATTCCGATGCAGCGATTTAATTATATCGCTTTTGAGGGAAATATAGGAGCAGGTAAAACAACTTTGGTGCATAAAATAGCCGATGATTTTAATGCTAAAACAGTATTAGAACGTTTTGCAGATAATCCTTTTTTGCCAAAATTTTATAAAGACCAAAACCGATATGCTTTTCCACTTGAAATGTCATTTCTGGCAGATCGTTATCAACAATTATCAGATGATTTAGCTCAATTTGATTTGTTTAAAGATTTTATCGTAGCCGATTATCATATTTTTAAATCATTGATTTTTGCTAAAATAACACTTGCTGAAGATGAATATCGCCTGTATCGAAACTTGTTTGATATTATTTATAAAGAAATGCCAAAGCCTGATTTGTATGTTTACTTATATCAAAATACAGAACGCTTATTGCATAATATAAAAAAGCGAGGCAGAAGCTACGAGCAAAACATTTCAGCTGATTATTTGGATAAAATCAATAATGGCTATTTAGAATATATTAAATCACAGACAGATTTAAATGTTTTAATTATTGATGTTTCTGACCGTGATTTTGTAAAAAAGCATGAGGATTACCTTTTTGTTTTGGAGGAAATCCAGAAAAAAATAGGATAG
- a CDS encoding DUF1508 domain-containing protein — translation MGAFVISKRFNDEYKFVFTSRKGKVIFTSLSYELKFECEEEIEKFKGDIGSAQFLKFKSSGGKFFFKLVFNDAHFATSRKYTTELLLQKGIKEIVNYGSKAEILDFSVNDFVFED, via the coding sequence ATGGGTGCTTTCGTAATAAGTAAGAGGTTTAATGATGAGTATAAATTTGTGTTTACCTCCAGAAAAGGGAAGGTCATCTTTACAAGTCTTAGTTATGAGCTTAAATTTGAGTGTGAAGAGGAGATTGAGAAATTTAAAGGGGATATTGGCTCTGCTCAATTTTTGAAGTTTAAATCGTCTGGAGGAAAGTTCTTCTTTAAGTTGGTTTTTAATGATGCTCATTTTGCGACAAGTAGAAAGTATACAACCGAGTTGTTGCTTCAGAAAGGAATAAAGGAAATTGTTAATTATGGGTCTAAAGCTGAGATTTTGGATTTCTCTGTAAATGATTTTGTTTTTGAGGATTAG
- the mutS gene encoding DNA mismatch repair protein MutS yields the protein MAAKEKVVKETPLMKQYNEIKRKYPDACLLFRVGDFYETFGEDAIRASKILGITLTKRGAGSETETALAGFPHHSINTYLPKLVKAGLRVAICDQLEDPKMTKTIVKRGVTELVTPGVSLNDEVLQSKTNNFLASVYFANKNIGVSFLDVSTGEFLTAQGNAEYIDKLLQNFRPSEVLVPKHNKNDFKEAFGEDFHSFYLEDWIYKEDYALEILTKHFQTVSLKGFGIEELKEGIIASGAILYYLSETQHNRVQHITTIQRIAEDAYVWMDRFTIRNLELYHSYNPNAVTLLDVIDRTLSPMGGRLLKRWLALPLKDGDKIKSRHEVVSYLKENQEVLHDIQYQIKQISDLERLISKIAAGKVSPREIVYLKESLDAIIPIKDLALKSPQAAVKVIGNNLHGCELLREKIKTTLNQESAPVSINKGNAIAKGISEELDDLRDISTSGKEYLEGIEKRESERTGISSLKISFNNVFGYYIEVRNTHKDKVPAEWIRKQTLVNAERYITEELKEYETKILGAEEKIHKIELELFEQLVSWITTYIKPVQMNANLVAQLDCLCSFTQLAIENKYVCPEIDDTFELEIKNGRHPVIEKQLPVGVPYIANDVFLDRETQQLIMITGPNMSGKSAILRQTALIVLLAQMGSFVPADSVRMGMVDKIFTRVGASDNISMGESTFMVEMNETASILNNISDRSLVLLDEIGRGTSTYDGISIAWAIAEFLHEHPSRPKTLFATHYHELNEMTDSLPRIQNYNVAVKELKDTVLFIRKLVKGGSAHSFGIHVAKMAGMPQIVILKAQKLLKKLEKDHSSDALNGIKSDNDEMQMSFFNLDDPLLEEIKEEILNLDINAITPVEALMKLNEIKRMITRK from the coding sequence TTGGCAGCGAAAGAGAAAGTGGTGAAAGAAACACCGTTAATGAAACAGTACAATGAAATCAAGAGAAAATACCCAGATGCATGTTTGCTTTTTAGAGTTGGTGATTTTTACGAAACCTTTGGAGAAGATGCTATTAGGGCTTCAAAAATCCTTGGTATAACATTAACAAAACGCGGCGCTGGTTCTGAAACAGAAACGGCTTTGGCGGGTTTTCCACATCATTCTATTAATACGTATTTGCCAAAATTAGTAAAGGCAGGACTTCGTGTGGCGATTTGTGACCAGCTAGAAGATCCTAAAATGACTAAAACAATTGTTAAAAGAGGTGTTACAGAACTAGTAACTCCAGGAGTTTCTCTTAATGATGAGGTGTTGCAGTCTAAAACTAATAATTTTCTGGCATCTGTTTATTTTGCCAATAAGAATATAGGAGTTTCATTTTTGGATGTTTCTACAGGAGAATTCCTTACAGCCCAAGGAAACGCTGAATACATTGATAAATTGTTGCAGAATTTTAGACCAAGTGAGGTTTTGGTTCCAAAACATAATAAGAATGACTTCAAAGAAGCTTTTGGAGAGGATTTCCATAGTTTTTACTTAGAAGATTGGATTTATAAAGAAGATTATGCCCTAGAGATTTTAACGAAGCATTTTCAAACTGTTTCTTTAAAAGGTTTCGGAATCGAAGAGTTAAAAGAAGGAATAATTGCTTCTGGAGCTATTTTGTATTATTTGTCCGAAACGCAACATAATAGAGTACAGCATATAACTACAATTCAGCGTATAGCAGAGGATGCTTATGTGTGGATGGATCGATTTACGATTCGAAATTTAGAATTATACCACAGTTATAATCCCAACGCAGTTACACTTCTAGATGTTATTGATAGAACGCTTTCGCCAATGGGAGGACGTTTATTAAAACGTTGGCTTGCATTGCCTCTTAAGGATGGAGATAAAATTAAGAGTCGTCATGAAGTAGTTTCGTATTTGAAAGAAAATCAAGAAGTGCTACATGATATCCAATATCAAATTAAGCAAATTTCAGATTTAGAACGTTTAATATCAAAAATAGCCGCAGGGAAAGTTTCTCCCCGAGAGATTGTTTATCTGAAAGAATCGTTAGATGCTATAATTCCGATAAAAGATCTTGCTCTTAAAAGCCCACAAGCAGCAGTAAAAGTAATAGGTAATAATTTGCATGGTTGTGAATTATTGCGAGAGAAAATCAAAACGACTTTAAATCAAGAGTCGGCACCAGTATCTATTAATAAAGGTAATGCTATTGCAAAAGGGATTAGTGAAGAGCTTGATGATTTACGAGATATCTCGACTTCAGGAAAAGAATACTTGGAAGGGATTGAAAAAAGAGAATCAGAGAGAACAGGAATTTCTTCTTTAAAGATATCTTTTAATAATGTTTTTGGATATTATATTGAAGTTAGAAATACACATAAAGATAAAGTACCCGCAGAATGGATTCGTAAGCAAACTTTGGTAAATGCAGAGCGCTATATTACTGAAGAATTAAAAGAGTATGAAACTAAAATTTTAGGAGCAGAAGAAAAAATTCACAAAATAGAGCTAGAGCTTTTTGAGCAATTGGTTTCATGGATTACAACATACATTAAGCCAGTGCAAATGAATGCAAACTTGGTGGCACAACTAGATTGTTTGTGTTCGTTTACCCAGTTGGCAATTGAGAATAAATATGTTTGTCCAGAAATTGATGATACATTCGAATTAGAAATTAAAAACGGAAGACATCCTGTTATTGAAAAACAATTACCAGTTGGAGTACCTTATATTGCTAATGATGTTTTCTTAGATAGAGAAACACAACAGCTCATCATGATTACAGGACCGAATATGTCTGGTAAGTCGGCTATTTTGCGTCAAACAGCTTTAATTGTACTGTTGGCTCAAATGGGAAGTTTTGTTCCTGCAGATAGCGTTAGAATGGGAATGGTAGATAAAATCTTTACTAGAGTAGGAGCATCAGATAATATCTCGATGGGAGAATCGACTTTTATGGTTGAGATGAATGAAACAGCTTCAATCTTGAATAATATTTCAGACAGAAGCTTAGTGTTACTAGATGAGATAGGAAGAGGGACTAGTACATACGATGGAATTTCGATTGCATGGGCTATTGCCGAATTTTTACATGAGCATCCATCAAGACCAAAAACTTTATTTGCTACGCACTATCACGAGTTAAATGAAATGACAGATTCGTTACCAAGAATCCAGAATTATAATGTTGCTGTAAAAGAATTAAAAGATACAGTTCTTTTTATTAGAAAGCTTGTAAAAGGTGGAAGTGCACATAGTTTTGGAATTCATGTGGCAAAAATGGCTGGAATGCCACAGATAGTGATTTTAAAAGCACAAAAGCTTTTAAAGAAGTTGGAGAAAGACCATTCAAGCGATGCGTTAAACGGGATTAAATCGGATAATGATGAAATGCAAATGAGTTTCTTTAATCTAGATGATCCATTGTTGGAAGAGATTAAAGAGGAGATTTTAAATCTTGATATAAATGCAATAACTCCAGTAGAGGCGTTAATGAAGCTTAATGAGATTAAAAGAATGATTACTAGAAAATAA